The nucleotide window TGGTTTTGCGCGCGGAAAGAAGAATGGATTTCATAAGCAATCCGGATCCCCCAAGCAGCGCACACATCGTTGGTAATAAGAAAAAGTTTGGTATACTATTCAAGTAGTATTTCATATAGATATTATGAAACATCACTCACTTTTATGGCTGAGTAATGTGGTTTCGTTATGCCTTCTTGCCGCACTATTGCATGCGTCCGGTGTTTGGGCTGCTGATAATGTCGATACCCTCCCTCCCGATACTTATTATAAAGCGCGTGTTATAGGCGTTATTGCTTCTGAAGATAAAGACCATGTACAGTCGAGCGAAATTGTGCAACAAGTGCGCATCAAGCTGCTCGAGGGCGAGAAAAAGGGTATAGAAGTTGTTGCTCAAAATAATATACCCTCCAATCGCCAAAGCCAGCAAATGGTTTCTGCAGGAGATACCGTTGTTGTGGTTGAAAGCTACGGCATTGATGGTAGGGGGTATTATATTATCGATGCCTATCGTATTTCTTCACTTTTCATTCTTTTTTTCTTTTTTGTTGCACTCGTACTTTTCTTTGGGCGCTTGAGAGGACTTTCTTCACTGGTTGGCCTGGCATTCAGTATTCTTATTCTCATTTTCTATGTTGTGCCGCAGATTGCTGCTGGCAATGATCCCTTTTTGATAAGTATTTCCGGTTCTCTCGTCATTTTATTTTTTTCACTCTATCTTGCACATGGTTTTACCAAGCGCACATCACTGGCGCTTGTAAGTTCATTCATCACACTTATTGCATCTTCCCTTCTTGCCATTGCATTTGTTGCTATCGCACATTTGTTTGGCACCGGAACGGAAGACGCACTCTATTTACAAATTGCAGGAGACCAGGCAATTAATGTGAAGGGCCTATTGTTGGGTGGGATTATCATTGGTATGCTGGGTGTTCTTGATGACATCACCATAGGCCAAACAGTTGCGATCGATGAATTACGAAAGGCAAACGCCACGCTCACGCCGCAAGAGCTCTGTAAGCGAGGGTTTGCTATTGGTAAAGAGCATATTGCATCTCTAGTGAATACACTCGCACTTGCCTATGCAGGCGCTGCGCTGCCACTCCTGCTTTTGTTTTCTCTCAATGCATCCGGTCAGCCGCTCTGGGTAGTTGTGAATAATGAAATGCTTGCGGAAGAAATAGTGCGGACATTTATCGGCAGCATTGCCCTTATTCTTGCCGTTCCTATTTCAACCTATTTGGCAGCATATCTTCTGCCGCGCTTCAAGACATATCGGTGAACTTCTTTCATGTGGGCTATGAAACAACAGCGACTCATTCACACATTTCTTTTTTGTGCAGGCATTGTATTATTGCTCGTAGGTGCTGCGCTTGCTGTGCGGGCGCAAAGAGTGGTTGGGATTTCCCAGCACCTTCACCGTCTTGCTGGTGAATCACATGATTTGCGCGATACAACCCTATCGTACGGATGCATAGCAGAGGAAAATATGCCCGATGAACGATGTACGCCAGGAGATATTTTTCCTCAGGCTACAGCAGAGCAGATATGTGTGCCCGGGTATAGCAGAAAAGCGCGCAATGTTTCTGTGTCACAAAAAAATAGAATATATGCATCATACGGCATTCGATCGCATAGGGTGGGAGAATATAATATTGACCATCTTATCAGCCTTCAGCTTGGCGGATCCAATGAAGATTCAAATCTCTGGCCGGAAGCCGAAAACCCTCGTCCCGGGTACCATGAGAAAATAAAAGTTGAAAATTTTTTGCATGGTGAGCTTTGTAAAGGAGAAATCACTCTTCGGCAAGCTCAGCGCTTGGTAGGACAGCATTGGAGAGACATACACTACCTTCTTCAAGGGATAGAGTAAGTGTGCTAAAATAATCAGTATGAAATTACGATACAAAAAAACAGTGCGGCTTTCAGAACAAGAATATAAGATGGAAGCAAAGAAGCTTATAGCATACCAATCGCATCTGCGGCGCGTTGTAAGCGCGCATAATTATGCATATCCTGAAAGCTCTCTTGTTGTTCCAAGTGATGCACCGATGCAAAAAGAGATTTTTCAATGTGTGCAGCGTACAGTGTCGTCCAGGCTTCGCTATATATTTTTGGTTGGCATTGGAGGGTCGGATTTGGGAGCAAAGGCCGTATACGATGCACTGCGAGGATACCGAGACGTACTTGGAAAGGGATCTTCGCCTCAACTATTTTTTATTGATACGCTCAACATTCCGTTGATCTATGATATTCGCAAGCTTATAGCGTCGATCGCAGATCCCGCAGAATACCTTATTGTTATTATTTCAAAGTCCGGGACAACAACGGAAACAATTGCGGGCACAGAAGTCTTACTCGAAGCACTGCCTCGCCATGTAAAGAGTGCCGTCGACCGATGTGTTGCGATTACTGATGAAGATTCAAGGCTATGGAAGTATGCACAGAAAAACGGATGGTACGTTCTTGCAATTCCGCCAAGTGTAGGTGGTCGGTATTCGGTATTTTCTCCGGTAGGCCTCTTTCCACTTGCGGCAGCAGGATTCGATATTCGTGCGCTATGCAAGGGGGCTCTTAGCACGCGTTCTTGCTGTGTGAGTAGGGCATTGCCACTCAATCCGTCACTCCAATCAGCAATCGGCATTTTTTTACATATGAAGCGAGGATATGTAGTACATGATACGTTTTTGTTTTCGCCACAGCTCGAATCGCTTGGAAAATGGTATCGTCAATTGTTGGGGGAGAGTATCGGCAAGGAATATGACAGGGAGGGAAAACAAGTGGGGGTAGGTATTGTCCCAACCGTATCAATAGGATCGACGGATTTACATTCCGTTGGCCAGCTGTATCTTGGAGGACCCAAAAATATTCTCACAACATTTGTCCGGGTTGCGCATGCATCGCTTATTCGTGTGCCAAGAAAAG belongs to Patescibacteria group bacterium and includes:
- a CDS encoding YibE/F family protein; protein product: MKHHSLLWLSNVVSLCLLAALLHASGVWAADNVDTLPPDTYYKARVIGVIASEDKDHVQSSEIVQQVRIKLLEGEKKGIEVVAQNNIPSNRQSQQMVSAGDTVVVVESYGIDGRGYYIIDAYRISSLFILFFFFVALVLFFGRLRGLSSLVGLAFSILILIFYVVPQIAAGNDPFLISISGSLVILFFSLYLAHGFTKRTSLALVSSFITLIASSLLAIAFVAIAHLFGTGTEDALYLQIAGDQAINVKGLLLGGIIIGMLGVLDDITIGQTVAIDELRKANATLTPQELCKRGFAIGKEHIASLVNTLALAYAGAALPLLLLFSLNASGQPLWVVVNNEMLAEEIVRTFIGSIALILAVPISTYLAAYLLPRFKTYR
- a CDS encoding HNH endonuclease, coding for MKQQRLIHTFLFCAGIVLLLVGAALAVRAQRVVGISQHLHRLAGESHDLRDTTLSYGCIAEENMPDERCTPGDIFPQATAEQICVPGYSRKARNVSVSQKNRIYASYGIRSHRVGEYNIDHLISLQLGGSNEDSNLWPEAENPRPGYHEKIKVENFLHGELCKGEITLRQAQRLVGQHWRDIHYLLQGIE